AATAGTGGATCAAAGCCTCCGGCTTTAAGTTCGCCCTGGCCCACGACGCAGCCTCGACGTCCTTTATATGTGACATGTTTACTCATAGGAAAGTGAGATTTAAGATCCCCTCCGTAATGAGGATTCTGGTCAGACTGAAAAAGTGCATCTCCCTCAGCGAACTCTTTTAATTCACTAAAAAGCTCGTGCCTTGCTTGAGGTCTTTCATCTTTTCTCGCCCCATATTTTTTACGAGAGACTTTGGCGAGTAAACCCTTTGCTGGCATTTTTGCGACTCTAAATCCCAAGATCCTTCGCGAGTGTTCTTCAACCGCCATAATTACAGATACTGGCTTACACTTTGAATGTTCAAAGGTCTCTAGGTCATCAAATTGCACCGAGGTGGCTTTGGGGAATTTTCTATTTTGTAAAAGTAGATAATCATAAGCAAATAGTCCTATGAACAAAAACTTTCTCACAATGGTTTTGCGATTTACACGAAGAACCTTAGCAAGCCGTCGCTGCGAGAGACCACTCACGTAGAGTTCGTAAAGAGGTCCGTTTAAATGACGCTTTTTTTGGTAATAACAGCGGCTCAGCTTTGCTTCAGAAAACGTTTTCTTGCAATCAAGGCATCGGTAGCGCTGCAGGCGTTTAAGATCACTTTTGCGGGTAAAGTGGCCGAAACAGACGACCGATTTCGGAGAGTCGGACGGATCTTTTAGTTGAGATGTACAATAAACACACTGGGGATGCATGAAGAATGGCAAGAGCAAGACTCTTGCCATCAACATTTAAAGGGGCCAGTTTTTAGTAGTTACAAATAAAAATCGCCCCATTGCCGGCAGCACTAGCCGGCGTTTTAAATCCGCCGCCACCACCACCGCCGTAGTTACCGCCGTTGCCGCCGATTCCGTTAGCTGTCGCCGCTCCGTCGCCGCCACCGCCGCCGCCGCCACCACTACCGAAGACGAGTGAAACATCAATATTAGAACCATTGCCACCGGCTCCGCCATTGCCAGTTCCTGAGCCAGGCCCTGCCGTACCACCAGCTCCGCCGCCACCACCGCCGGCTCCGCCCGCACCACCCGTGCTGATTCCCCCCGTCGTACCATCACCCCCGGCACCCGTGGGACCACCGGCACCGCCGCCGCCTCCGCCCATCCAGAAGACTCCTTGGCCGGCCCCTTTTCCGCCTTTGTATCTCACAGAACTTGTTGATGGTAATGAAGCTGTATCAGAACCGCCAGCGCCCCCTGCGGTCGATGTGCCATTGGCGCCACCTTTTGCAACCATGATTGCACAATTGAATATGCAGGTATCACGCTTTGAAGCCGTAGGGTCCCCACCAATACCAATTTGGTATGTGATGGTTCCAGAAAGGCTTGCGCCCATTATTTTTATGTAAGCCCCACCGCCGCCACCGCCGCCGCCTTCACCGGAAGTTCCGACGCCGCCGGCTCCGCCAGCGCCGATCATCTCTACTTGAAAATTGGTGAGCCAGCCTCCCGGGATGGTCCAAGTGGTTCCGTTTGTTAGTAGAACCTTATTCACACACACGATCGGTGTTGGAGTGGGGCCTTTCCAAAATGCGAAGGGAATTGTTGCGGCGAGAGCGCTTTCCAGCCACAGTACTACGTTCAACAAATTCATCTTTATATCGTAGCACGCAGGAAAAATGCTTCCATCCTCATAAATTTTTTATCGTTCCCTGTTTTACAAACGTAAAGAGGGAACGACCGAAAAATAGACTACTGATTCACGCACGAACGTATTTGCTTGCGAATTCCCTGGACGAAGTTCCAGCGCTTTTGCGCTGCTGGATTGGCTTTCCAGCTATCGAGATGATCATAAAGAACTTTGGCATACTCTGAGGTCACTAACATTTCTGGCAAGTACGGATTGTTCAAACAGAACAATTGCACGGCCTCTTTGATCTCAAGCCCAAAGTAGAATTCGAAATGATCCGAGAATTCCGGAGTGTACCAAAGTCGTTTGAACATCTTCACTCGCAACGAAGGATCTTGAGTGTTTAACAACTGATCCAAAGTCTTCTGCTGAGCTGTTGTCGTCGGCGTCTCTGGATAGCGCTCAGGTGTACACGAAGTTAAATGTGTCCAAATCTCAGCCGCCGTTGGCGCAACGTAAGGCTGCGGATAACTCTTATTGTAGATCGGACAAGCCATCGTCATGATCGCTGCAAGCTTTTTCGCTTTGCCAGAAAGATCCGACTTATTCACGCAGTAGTTAATCACAACTGTTGCGCCGGCCGGAATATTCTGTTGAATCGTCACAGTTTGGCCTGACAACACGAAAGGAACTTCCATTCCATTCACTGTTACTTTCACAGAAGACGGATCGACTCCATCATGAGTCAAAGTAAATGCCGCATTCGCACTCGAGCCTTCACCCAACACGAGTTTCTGCAACGAAGCACCGATCTGGCTCTTATCCAAATCAATCGCCGTGCCCTTGCTGAGTGAAATCATATCTGTATAACCATAACCGATTTCATCGCCATCAGCCGACGGTGCCGGAGCTTGAGCATGAATAATTCCAGACACAGCTAAAGACTGCGCCCCTTTAAGAGTCTTTAAACGACTTGTAAGACCTTGAGCCGTCAAACCTTCACAGTCACGAATACGTGCCGCAAGTTTTGCAGGATCGGTCTCTGCAGGAACTCCTGCAGGTGTGATCGCACAAATATCTCGTTGATCGGCAACGAAGATCACGGTCAAAGAAGCTTCTGCGCGGAACATGCCATCAGCTTGCGAAGCCGCGAGAAGTCCCGGAGTCGTTATGCCGTTAAATAAAGAAAACATTCCCTCTTCACCACCGCCTGCGTTGGCATCCTGAGGCAAAGAGCTCAGCTTATGATTCATGAATGTGTTCATCTGTGATGAAGTCAGCATTTTTGATTTCAAAACAGCTGGTTCGCCCGTGGCTTTAAACATCGCTCCGGACTGAGTAGAAAGACTTCCATGGGCCAGCATCACACCGACATTAATATCGGCACCCACAGGCAGAGAATTCATCAGTTGAGAAATGCCGGTTTTTATTCTGCCAAGTTCATCAGTCATTGAATCCGATGTATCGACAACGAAAAGGATATCCATAGGACTCGAACTGCCGACAGGCACCGTGTAAGTCTCTTGATAGCAGTCGCTACCAACAGTGACACAGGTGTTGGCACTTTTATTACGGGCCTCCACGGGTTGGACTGCGGTCAGCAGAGTCAGCACAGAAAAAATGGCAAAATTGAACTTCAAATTCATCGGGAACCTCACTTCCATATAAAGCTTGCGACTTACCAAGCAAAGAGGTCGCCACGATGGCCTTCAATTTAAGGGGTGCTCCCGAGAATTCATTGAATAGCAATTAGACACGAAACCCAAAAGTGTTATCAACGGACAACACTTTTGCCCGTTCCCTACAGAGTGGCCTCGGAGAGGGAACGGTATCAAAGATGAAGAAATTCTTAGCGAGCAACAGTCGTTCTGCCCTTGCTACATTTGAAGTGCATGTAGACGTATTGTTCTTGCGACTGTGTAGATGAAGTCGAAATGTGGTTATTAGAGACATTCGAGTTTGAATAAGTTTGTCCGGTGAATTCACGCTGAGAGTTTTCGCCCATCAATTGAGGACGGCCTGGGCTGCAATAAGCATTCATCTCTTCAACGGCCTTCGCGCGATTTTTATCACCCATGAACCAAGCAGTGCTATAGCGAACGGTCCCGCCGCGAGTGGGTCTATAGTCTTTTTTAACCATTTCTGCGCATCCAGAAAGAAGCAATAAAGCGACAGGTAATAAGAATTTAAAAGATGTTCTCATAAGCACTCCTGTTAGATGACTGAACAAGAATGCAAGCCACGGACCGGTTGAGATTAAATAAATCCCAAGCGGCCTAGATCAAAATGAGACACTGACGAATTGGGGCACGGAGGTGCTACATTCCAGACAAAGT
The sequence above is drawn from the Bdellovibrionales bacterium genome and encodes:
- a CDS encoding IS1 family transposase is translated as MHPQCVYCTSQLKDPSDSPKSVVCFGHFTRKSDLKRLQRYRCLDCKKTFSEAKLSRCYYQKKRHLNGPLYELYVSGLSQRRLAKVLRVNRKTIVRKFLFIGLFAYDYLLLQNRKFPKATSVQFDDLETFEHSKCKPVSVIMAVEEHSRRILGFRVAKMPAKGLLAKVSRKKYGARKDERPQARHELFSELKEFAEGDALFQSDQNPHYGGDLKSHFPMSKHVTYKGRRGCVVGQGELKAGGFDPLFSLNHSFAMARANMNRLFRRTWCTTKKPERLSLHFALYALYHNLSLINKIRTI